A stretch of Scheffersomyces stipitis CBS 6054 chromosome 2, complete sequence DNA encodes these proteins:
- a CDS encoding predicted protein (go_component membrane~go_process transport) yields SKLGTFEGVFLPTSLNVLSILMFLRFGFIIGQMGILGTFFLLILSYSIDILTTMSISAISTNGTVKGGGAYYMISRSLGPEFGGAIGIIFFIGQILNSSLNVVGFIEPLLVNFGESEGVLAKVLPVGYFWQLLYSTVLLLICTGVAVIGSSLVSKTAFLLFVILTLSTLSIPLSSLVVKPFYPLPPPFDDLRYTGLSWATFTENLLPQFTSGAAGSVLPKGEPETFRNLFGIFFPATAGIFAGASMSGELKKPSKSIPEGTLKGLLVTFILYSLVIISMGCSIPREILHADIKVIQTVNLSGIVIIMGEFSTSLFSVIMGIVGAASMLNAIADDRIIPGLGIFTTMKKSAKDQDKAKVLAVIATWFIAQIFLFADINQIATFITMAFLMTFIVTNVACFLLRVGSAPNFRPSFKYFSSRTAFTGALACFYAMFIVDGLSATLIIFCLMFLILMIHYSTPPSKFGDISQLLIYHQVRKYLLRLKLQMNVKYWRPQILILVDDPRSSWNLIGFCNHLKKGGLYILGHVVLMNDDTSVGSNNAANSEVFTPTTYKEVQKQKQAWIKLRDMLKIKAFVQIALGPTLPWGVRNVYLGSGLGGMRPNITVLGFYDFKKHGVTLPVVPSFESKSSLAELPTDECRKERKVSISQWVQIVEDLIVLQATVAVAANFGDLDLPKTDESHHHFWAKPKVTGSTKKYIDLYPIQMSSINILEDGQSVLSTNFDTYTLILQLGAILSTVTEWKFSSHILRVIAFVENMNEVEEERGRLVELLSNLRIDAEIKIVSLDDGSLNSYNFIIKGYSRTIHNKLEFDKVDKSLKDEQWWKNLVNARNTLKDLEKQKLQRRQQKSHPITKGNFKNNRRYTLSNLQEQGVSLSLNMNTQLGQRFFDYDEAIDSSDSSDSEKESDINESSSSVQQSYGSVDEEAPSPMAKSTSRVDETKEVKPFKNFLKLKEDALADSSGYRSSDQLSIRSSKQLQEELKHLSFNDIPAKGQHLILNELMKSISSKDKTDVIFSTLPAPSLGTHLDDNGSFEYTNNLAVWLDDLPPILLLNSQTVTVTTAL; encoded by the exons TCCAAATTGGGTACTTTCGAAGGGgtttttcttccaacttcactTAACGTTCTCTCCatcttgatgttcttgagaTTTGGCTTCATTATCGGCCAGATGGGGATTTTAGGAACGTTCTTTTTGCTTATTCTCTCGTATTCCATCGATATCTTGACCACTATGTCTATTAGTGCTATTTCAACCAATGGTACAGTTAAAGGTGGTGGGGCCTACTATATGATATCGCGTTCCCTAGGTCCAGAATTCGGTGGTGCCATCGGCataatcttcttcattggcCAGATCTTGAACTCGTCGTTGAATGTTGTTGGTTTTATCGAACCTTTGCTAGTTAACTTTGGAGAACTGGAAGGAGTTCTCGCTAAAGTTTTGCCGGTAGGATATTTCTGGCAATTGCTATACTCCACTGTGTTGTTACTTATTTGTACTGGTGTAGCTGTAATCGGGTCGCTGTTGGTCTCAAAGACAGCTTTTCTCCTTTTCGTCATTCTCACCTTGAGTACGCTTTCAATTCCGctatcttctttggttgtGAAACCGTTTTACCCTTTGCCTCCTCCTTTTGATGATTTGAGATACACGGGTTTGTCATGGGCTACTTTTACAGAAAATTTATTGCCTCAATTCACTTCTGGAGCAGCAGGATCGGTGCTACCCAAAGGAGAGCCCGAGACCTTCAGAAACTTGTTTGGTATCTTTTTCCCTGCTACAGCTGGTATTTTCGCCGGAGCCTCAATGTCAggagagttgaagaaaccaTCCAAATCGATTCCAGAAGGAACCTTAAAGGGATTGTTGGTGACGTTCATTCTCTACTCGCTAGTAATCATCTCTATGGGATGTTCTATTCCAAGAGAAATCCTTCATGCCGACATCAAGGTGATTCAGACAGTTAACTTACTGGGAATCGTCATTATCATGGGTGAATTTTCAACGTCTTTGTTTTCTGTCATCATGGGTATTGTAGGAGCTGCATCGATGCTTAATGCTATTGCTGACGATAGAATTATTCCTGGATTGGGCATTTTCACTACCATGAAAAAGTCAGCAAAGGATCAAGATAAGGCTAAGGTTCTAGCTGTTATTGCTACCTGGTTCATTGCccaaatcttcttgtttgctGACATCAACCAGATTGCCACGTTCATCACAATGGCATTCTTGATGACCTTCATTGTAACCAATGTAGCCTGTTTCTTGCTCAGAGTCGGTTCTGCTCCAAATTTTAGACCCTCTTTCAAATACTTCAGTTCTCGTACGGCTTTCACCGGGGCACTAGCTTGTTTCTATGCAATGTTCATTGTAGATGGGTTGTCTGCTACTTTGATCATTTTCTGTTTAATGTTCCTCATTTTAATGATCCACTATCTGACCCCACCGCTGAAATTTGGTGATATCTCTCAGTTATTGATCTACCACCAAGTCAGAAAGTAtttgttgagattgaagttgcaGATGAACGTAAAATACTGGCGCCCGCAAATCTTGATATTAGTGGATGACCCCAGATCTTCATGGAACTTAATTGGCTTCTGTAACCATTTGAAGAAAGGTGGATTGTATATTCTTGGACATGTTGTTCTTATGAATGACGATACTCTGGTAGGCTCCAACAATGCCGCCAATAGCGAGGTCTTCACACCCACAACATACAAGGAAGtccagaaacagaagcaGGCGTGGATCAAGTTGCGTGATATGCTTAAGATCAAAGCTTTTGTCCAGATAGCCTTGGGTCCCACTCTTCCATGGGGTGTCAGAAACGTTTACTTGGGATCTGGTTTGGGAGGAATGAGACCTAACATTACCGTATTGGGATTCTatgatttcaagaaacatGGAGTGACTTTGCCGGTGGTGCCTTCATTTGAAAGCAAGTCCAGCTTGGCAGAGTTGCCTACTGATGAATGCCgtaaagaaagaaaagtttcCATAAGCCAATGGGTCCAGATTGTAGAAGACTTGATAGTTCTTCAAGCAACTGTCGCTGTAGCAGCCAATTTTGGGGATCTAGATTTACCTAAAACAGACGAATCACATCATCATTTCTGGGCTAAACCGAAGGTCACTGGCTCTACTAAGAAGTACATCGACTTATATCCTATCCAGATGTCTTCCATTAACATTTTGGAAGACGGTCAGTCTGTACTTTCTACCAATTTCGATACCTATACCTTGATTTTACAATTGGGTGCTATTCTTTCGACTGTTACAGAATGGAAATTCAGTTCTCATATTCTCAGAGTTATAGCTTTTGTTGAGAACATGAACGAGGTTGAAGAGGAAAGAGGAAGATTGGTAGAGCTTTTGTCGAATTTGAGAATAGATGCAGAGATAAAGATCGTGAGTCTCGATGACGGTTCATTGAATTCTTacaacttcattatcaaggGCTACAGCAGAACGATTCATAATAAGCTTGAATTCGACAAGGTCGATAAATCCTTGAAAGACGAGCAATGGTGGAAGAACTTGGTTAATGCTAGAAATACACTcaaagatttggaaaaacagaaattgCAGAGAAGACAACAAAAGTCTCA TCCTATAACCAAAGgaaatttcaagaacaacagaCGTTATACTCTTTCGAACTTACAGGAGCAAGGTGTTTCTTTGTCGCTCAATATGAATACCCAACTTGGACAAAGGTTCTTTGACTATGATGAGGCCATTGACAGTAGTGATAGTAGTGACAGTGAAAAGGAAAGTGATATCAACGAAAGCTCCAGTCTGGTTCAACAGTCGTATGGCAGCGTGGACGAGGAAGCACCATCACCCATGGCTAAGTCTACTTCGAGAGTGgatgaaaccaaagaagtcAAGCCCTTTAAAAATTTTCTTAAGCTTAAGGAAGATGCACTTGCTGACTCTTCAGGTTACAGATCTTCAGATCAGTTATCGATAAGATCAAGT aaacaattgcaagaagaattgaaacacTTGAGTTTCAATGATATTCCTGCAAAGGGCCAACACTTGATCTTAAATGAATTGATGAAGCTGATTTCGTCAAAGGACAAGACAGATGTTATTTTCTCCACTTTGCCAGCACCTTCTCTTGGAACACATCTTGATGACAATGGTTCATTTGAGTATACCAATAATTTGGCTGTGTGGTTGGATGACCTTCCTCCTATCTTGTTGCTCAATTCGCAGACAGTGACTGTGACTACTGCATTGTAA
- a CDS encoding predicted protein, translating into MTISVETTSLFDELQDDYKNQKTVKQLGDLLRSEDFRSSDDIHSHISKLVEYVNQSIADYMACLMSSEYSEIGPVTAVLLEYLRVLVNFTADSDRNRDYLTTRSAPEVDILWRTLGEAVSYPTELKHAGEVADRVVVLVSQFFRGTTEHDRYLKFIYSYKFFYSLFHVLVGQYCVERPDFDIMETQLLIEVISELVDANIDNLATDAVCKERTFEYISQFLSFLEISVRRFDDLEKQHDIADIDEVIANLISIIFSLSASEEIYNIGNIRVIERLLKILSILPTKLSSNTMNRRKLFSTSGRLSSLKNYGNIEDLYLCIDYFRRTETEAIDSYALAASSIILGNFITSRETADQIISLIDKRIGMSKFFHLYFHNFTINDVIQLQAVHLLSNIMTPTNANLIFANYDLLFNKYTKIIVDNRNYYQEVLNIYLKFIKSLVRASLSFAKEKNIMDYCSMWQYLFTNVEESVSINEVKLLIVQALIQFQGKDDSVTTVNAVDCIRSVLNTAICPLESTNIPIQYILEKLKTLGILFHTLTSNGASLQYLVEKFFNNDAELFKEKFLTIYGSFLEQLKSQVLDPSSAQNESQFAVLLNNSKFVAGTTVSFLKNRDLKENESLDDIISLVIST; encoded by the coding sequence ATGACAATCTCAGTAGAGACAACGTCTCTTTTCGATGAGCTACAAGACGATTACAAGAACCAAAAAACTGTGAAGCAATTGGGAGACTTGCTCAGGTCGGAAGATTTCAGATCCAGTGATGATATTCACAGCCACATCTCCAAGCTAGTAGAATATGTGAACCAAAGCATTGCAGACTATATGGCATGTTTAATGAGCTCTGAGTACTCTGAAATTGGTCCAGTGACAGCTGTGTTGCTTGAATATTTACGGGTTTTGGTCAATTTCACTGCTGATAGCGATAGAAACCGAGACTATTTAACTACTAGATCAGCTCCGGAAGTCGACATCTTATGGCGAACTTTAGGGGAAGCAGTTTCGTATCCTACTGAGTTGAAACATGCTGGAGAGGTTGCAGACCGTGTCGTTGTTTTGGTTAGTCAGTTCTTTCGTGGAACCACAGAACATGATCGCTATTTGAAGTTCATCTATTCGTACAAATTTTTCTATCTGCTCTTCCACGTATTGGTGGGTCAATATTGCGTGGAGCGTCCAGACTTTGATATCATGGAGACCCAGCTCTTAATTGAAGTAATTCTGGAATTGGTAGATGCTAACATCGACAATCTTGCCACAGATGCTGTTTGCAAAGAACGGACTTTCGAGTATATCTCACAGTTCTTGAGTTTCTTGGAGATCCTGGTGCGAAGATTTgacgacttggaaaagcaGCACGATATAGCAGATATAGACGAAGTCATAGCCAACTTGATTCTGATCATATTCTCTCTTTCAGCAAGTGAagaaatctacaatattGGCAATATCAGAGTGATAGAGCGTCTTCTTAAGATATTGTCTattcttccaacaaagTTGTCTTCTAATACCATGAATAGAAGGAAGTTGTTCTCGACTAGTGGAAgattgtcttctttgaagaactatggaaatattgaagacttgTATTTGTGCATAGACTAtttcagaagaacagaGACTGAGGCTATAGACTCTTACGCCTTAGCAGCTTCATCTATCATTCTTGGCAACTTCATCACCAGTCGTGAAACAGCCGACCAGATCATACTGTTGATCGATAAGAGAATAGGAATGCTGAAGTTCTTCCATTTGTACTTCCATAACTTCACGATCAATGACGTTATCCAGTTACAGGCAGTACATCTCTTGAGTAATATCATGACCCCTACAAATGCAAACCTTATTTTTGCAAATTACgacttgttgttcaataaGTACACCAAAATTATAGTCGACAACAGAAACTACTATCAAGAAGTGCTTAATATCTATCTCAAGTTCATAAAGCTGCTTGTTAGAGCCAGTCTTTCCTTtgcaaaagagaaaaacATCATGGATTACTGTTCGATGTGGCAGTATCTTTTCACGAATGTGGAAGAGCTGGTGAGTATAAACGAAGTGAAATTGCTCATAGTTCAAGCTTTAATCCAATTCCAGGGCAAAGACGATTCGGTGACTACAGTAAACGCCGTCGATTGCATCAGATCGGTTTTGAACACTGCAATTTGTCCTTTGGAAAGCACCAATATCCCAATCCAATACATATTGGAGAAACTCAAGACTCTTGGAATCTTATTCCATACGCTTACATCTAACGGAGCCAGTCTCCAGTATCTTGTagaaaaattcttcaataatgaCGCTGAACTCTTTAAGGAGAAGTTTTTAACCATTTATGGTTCATTTTTAGAGCAACTTAAGCTGCAAGTCTTGGACCCAAGTCTGGCCCAGAACGAATCCCAATTTGCAGTACTCTTAAATAATTCGAAGTTTGTTGCAGGAACTACAGTATCATTCTTAAAGAACCgagacttgaaggaaaatgAGTCCTTGGATGACATCATCCTGCTTGTGATATCAACTT
- the PRP5 gene encoding pre-mRNA processing RNA-helicase (go_funtion nucleic acid binding; helicase activity; ATP binding), whose product MDNTVTNDSDESKLSKEEKLKKRREQLALWRQKKEQDSKNGEKEMNSNATTSSDDKQKLRQQRMEEWKKKRAQETKIDSKESVKESPKQENSILKRLASSIKKQELPFTKKRILFDEEEEDESKRKPKFKKPTLDGHTEDLQHREDDPNGKIDELDDFIASLSKQESSSNDIPSQIIEDEQLEVENEGDSEDEEIDQDKKQQELLSSKFQKLQNEKQLETIDHSTMNYSDFRKNFYQEPSEIQNWTAEQVESIRLELDGIKVAGSNVPRPVLKWSHLGLPASYMNIIEDKLEYKAPTSIQSQALPAIMSGRDIIGVAKTGSGKTLSFVLPMLRHIQDQPDLKDGEGPIGLILSPTRELAVQIHKEITNFTKRLGMTACCCYGGSPIESQIAELKKGAQILVGTPGRIIELLAANSGRITNLRRVTYVVLDEADRMFDLGFEPQVTKISSQIRPESQTVLFSATFPRKIELLAKRLLYNPLEIIVGGISVVASEITQKVELFEKGESSQLEDEKFDRLLNILNVFSIESKHSKVLIFVEKQSAADDLLVKLLGSNHPCLTIHGGKDQIDRKYAIKEFSSKDSGVDILIATSIAARGLDVKGLDLVINYDPPNHMEDYVHRVGRTGRAGMKGTAITFVSSDQERSVTDLVRAMTMSKIPEDEIPSRLIEIRNQFLEKVKAGKFKYSFGFGGKGLEKLQQIRDSTRSLQKKEYGPNDDDDVNFVADKTNGTAKKDGATSLPASEVAVDLPDFQVIEGRAPETSGPDKSKFHSRITINDLPQRARWFVVNRDSLSKIIESTSTSITNKGQYYAPNVKVPQTVTVNGKESPAPPRLYLLVEGLTEQSVREANSLIRDKMIEGLEVASKESNMAPTGKYKV is encoded by the exons ATGGACAATACAGTTACTAACGATTCAGATGAATCCAAGTtatccaaagaagagaagttgaagaaaagacgCGAGCAGCTTGCGCTTTGGCGGCAAAAAAAGGAACAAGATCTGAAGAAtggagaaaaagaaatgaattcAAATGCAACAACATCGTCAGACGATAAACAGAAACTCAGGCAACAACGTATGGaagaatggaagaagaaacgaGCACAGGAGACTAAGATAGATTCGAAGGAATCTGTAAAAGAGTCACCGAAACAAGAGAACTCAATC TTAAAAAGATTGGCCTCTAGCATCAAGAAGCAGGAGCTTCCATttacaaagaaaagaatactattcgatgaagaagaggaagacgaatCGAAGAGAAAACCTAAATTCAAGAAGCCAACTTTAGATGGTCATACTGAAGATTTGCAGCACAGAGAAGATGACCCCAATGGAAAAATAGACGAACTTGATGATTTTATAGCTTCCCTTTCAAAACAGGAGTCTAGCTCCAACGACATACCTTCTCaaataattgaagatgaacagttagaagtggaaaatgaaggtgactctgaagatgaagaaatagacCAAGACAAGAAACAGCAGGAATTACtctcttccaagttccAGAAACTTCAGAATGAGAAACAGTTAGAAACTATAGACCATTCTACTATGAACTACTCTGACTTTAGAAAGAATTTCTATCAAGAACCAAGTGAGATTCAAAATTGGACAGCTGAACAAGTGGAAAGTATCAGACTAGAATTGGATGGGATAAAGGTGGCTGGTTCAAATGTTCCTAGACCGGTTTTGAAATGGTCTCATCTAGGATTGCCTGCTTCATATATGAATATCATTGAAGACAAACTTGAGTACAAGGCTCCTACCTCAATTCAATCTCAGGCTCTTCCTGCTATTATGTCTGGAAGAGACATTATTGGTGTAGCCAAAACTGGCTCGGGCAAGACGTTATCTTTTGTACTTCCAATGTTAAGGCATATCCAGGATCAACCTGATTTAAAAGATGGTGAGGGTCCTATTGGTTTAATATTGTCTCCTACCAGAGAGCTAGCAGTTCAGATTCATAAGGAGATCACTAATTTCACGAAGAGATTGGGAATGACAGCTTGCTGTTGTTATGGAGGATCTCCTATTGAATCACAAATTGCGGAGCTAAAGAAAGGGGCACAAATATTGGTAGGAACACCAGGTAGAATCATAGAATTACTAGCTGCTAATAGTGGCAGGATAACAAACTTACGAAGAGTAACATACGTTGTATTGGACGAAGCTGACAGAATGTTCGACTTGGGATTTGAACCTCAAGTGACAAAGATATCGTCACAGATTCGGCCTGAGAGTCAAACAGTTCTTTTCTCAGCTACGTTTCCCAGAAAAATCGAATTGCTAGCCAAACGATTACTCTATAATCCGTTAGAAATTATTGTGGGAGGTATTAGTGTCGTGGCATCTGAGATCACTCAGAAAGTGGAGCTATTTGAGAAGGGCGAGAGTAGCCAGCTAGAAGATGAGAAGTTTGACAGACTACTCAATATTTTGAATGTTTTCTCGATAGAGTCCAAACACAGCAAAGTATTGATTTTTGTCGAAAAACAGTCTGCTGCCGACGATTTGCTAGTCAAGTTGTTAGGAAGCAACCACCCATGCCTAACAATACATGGAGGTAAGGATCAAATTGATAGAAAGTATGCTATTAAAGAATTTTCATCCAAAGATAGCGGTGTAGATATTTTGATCGCAACCTCCATTGCAGCCAGAGGTCTTGATGTCAAAGGGTTAGATCTTGTAATCAATTACGATCCACCTAATCACATGGAAGATTACGTTCATCGTGTTGGTAGAACTGGTAGAGCAGGTATGAAAGGTACAGCTATAACctttgtttcttcagatCAAGAAAGACTGGTTACAGATCTAGTCAGGGCCATGACGATGAGTAAGATCCCTGAGGATGAGATTCCCAGCAGATTAATAGAGATAAGGAACCAATTCTTAGAAAAAGTTAAGGCTGGTAAATTTAAATATAGTTTTGGATTCGGTGGCAAGGGTTTGGAAAAATTACAGCAAATCAGAGACTCTACTAGAAGCTtacaaaagaaagaatatggGCCAAATGACGACGATGATGTCAATTTTGTTGCGGACAAAACCAACGGTACTGCTAAAAAAGATGGAGCTACTTCTTTACCGGCTCTGGAGGTCGCCGTGGATTTGCCTGACTTCCAGGTTATTGAAGGACGAGCACCAGAAACTTCTGGTCCAGACAAGAGTAAATTCCATTCCAGAATCACCATCAACGACTTACCACAAAGAGCTCGTTGGTTTGTGGTCAATCGTGATAGCTTGTCGAAGATAATTGAGTCTACATCGACATCGATAACAAACAAAGGTCAATACTATGCACCCAACGTCAAGGTTCCACAGACCGTTACGGTCAATGGAAAGGAAAGTCCAGCTCCACCAAGGTTGTACTTGCTTGTAGAAGGGTTAACAGAGCAATCCGTTCGCGAAGCTAACTCATTGATTAGAGACAAAATGATAGAAGGATTGGAGGTAGCTTCTAAGGAACTGAATATGGCACCAACGGGTAAGTACAAAGTATAG